The following proteins come from a genomic window of Gammaproteobacteria bacterium:
- a CDS encoding MFS transporter — protein sequence MNRRRWYVVGVLTVAYICSFIDRSVLGLMVGPIRSELGISDTQFSLLHGFAFAIFYTLLGIPIAWLADRASRRNIIAAGIAVWSLMTALCGLARTFGAMFMARVGVGVGEAALSPAAYSMIADLFPREKLGRALGIYSSGVFIGIGLSFILVAELIGALDTVTLPVVGELTPWRLTLIVLGIPGLAIAALCFTFREPARLGAAKGGVPLGEVGRFFGSNFSLYALHFISFSMLTLLFNAVMAWFAEYLIRIHDMDRGDAGWYIGLIVTFFGGGGIICGGLYADHLKRRGDNGGAIRSALLAAVVLLPFGAAATLMPNAGLSLLLCAPLLFFSSWVFAPATTALQLFTPPAMRAQFSAVYLFVVNLTGIGFGGTAVALITDFVFRDDDMLHYSIALTAGLSGLLSIILLWRLLAIYRRGMDAREQELATESVP from the coding sequence ATGAACCGCAGGAGATGGTACGTCGTCGGCGTCCTCACGGTCGCCTATATCTGCTCGTTCATCGACCGCTCGGTGCTGGGCCTCATGGTGGGGCCGATCCGCTCCGAGCTGGGCATCAGCGACACCCAGTTCAGCCTGCTGCACGGCTTTGCCTTCGCGATCTTCTACACGCTGCTGGGCATTCCCATCGCCTGGCTGGCCGATCGCGCCAGCCGGCGCAACATCATCGCCGCCGGCATCGCCGTGTGGAGCCTGATGACCGCGCTGTGCGGCCTGGCGCGCACTTTCGGCGCGATGTTCATGGCCCGCGTGGGCGTGGGCGTGGGAGAAGCGGCGCTGTCGCCGGCCGCCTACTCGATGATCGCCGACCTGTTCCCGCGCGAGAAACTCGGCCGCGCCCTGGGCATCTACTCGTCCGGCGTGTTCATCGGCATCGGTCTGAGCTTCATCCTGGTGGCCGAACTGATCGGCGCGCTGGACACGGTGACCCTGCCGGTGGTGGGCGAACTGACTCCGTGGCGGCTGACGCTCATCGTTCTGGGCATTCCCGGCCTGGCAATCGCGGCGCTGTGCTTTACGTTTCGCGAACCGGCCCGCCTCGGGGCCGCGAAAGGCGGCGTTCCGCTGGGCGAGGTCGGGCGGTTCTTCGGCAGCAATTTCAGCCTTTACGCGCTGCATTTCATCTCCTTTTCCATGCTCACGCTGCTGTTCAACGCGGTGATGGCCTGGTTCGCCGAGTACCTGATCCGCATTCACGATATGGACCGGGGCGATGCGGGCTGGTACATCGGCCTGATCGTGACCTTCTTCGGCGGCGGCGGCATCATTTGCGGCGGGCTCTACGCCGACCACCTGAAGCGCCGCGGCGACAACGGCGGCGCGATCCGCTCGGCGCTGCTGGCAGCCGTCGTGCTGCTGCCCTTCGGCGCCGCCGCCACGCTGATGCCGAACGCCGGGCTGTCGCTGCTGCTGTGCGCGCCGCTGCTGTTCTTCTCGAGCTGGGTGTTTGCGCCGGCCACCACCGCTTTGCAATTGTTCACGCCGCCGGCCATGCGCGCGCAGTTCTCCGCCGTCTACCTGTTCGTCGTGAACTTAACCGGAATCGGCTTCGGCGGTACCGCCGTGGCGCTGATCACGGATTTCGTGTTCCGCGACGACGACATGCTGCACTACTCGATCGCCCTGACCGCCGGGCTCAGCGGTCTGCTCAGCATCATCCTGCTTTGGCGGCTGCTCGCCATCTACCGCCGCGGAATGGACGCGCGCGAACAAGAACTGGCAACCGAGAGCGTGCCGTGA
- a CDS encoding VOC family protein, giving the protein MRAAAVLLELGVCAGHHRFAIVHAAGHARAVLRRLPVRRELNRNRLRRYRRGADHGFRVPRRRHAALLDRPDRRAQRSAQHHPALAAARHLPPRNGRARTRTGNRERAVSRIALDIDHVGLVGPDIHGTVAAFRELGFRVTDPVELMGTGPDGQEKSLDQQSAHFIFGSTYVELSEVTRPGPDHHLGAWLGDDPAIRILILRAADIDTVREQAVASGQDPTPVGEASRALHYADGATARFKWLALPPESFPEALCGYVQHLTPELVFRQEMNAHPNGAGELTGMTLHAADTRDAERRFEPLGRAGAPESLDIRQAEGDASGFTVLHLRTRSLNRTADTLAAAGKPFKRDARTLAIQAPGVLLHFHE; this is encoded by the coding sequence GTGCGCGCCGCTGCTGTTCTTCTCGAGCTGGGTGTTTGCGCCGGCCACCACCGCTTTGCAATTGTTCACGCCGCCGGCCATGCGCGCGCAGTTCTCCGCCGTCTACCTGTTCGTCGTGAACTTAACCGGAATCGGCTTCGGCGGTACCGCCGTGGCGCTGATCACGGATTTCGTGTTCCGCGACGACGACATGCTGCACTACTCGATCGCCCTGACCGCCGGGCTCAGCGGTCTGCTCAGCATCATCCTGCTTTGGCGGCTGCTCGCCATCTACCGCCGCGGAATGGACGCGCGCGAACAAGAACTGGCAACCGAGAGCGTGCCGTGAGCCGTATCGCGCTGGATATCGACCACGTCGGCCTGGTGGGGCCGGACATCCACGGCACGGTCGCTGCGTTCCGGGAATTGGGTTTTAGGGTCACCGACCCCGTCGAGCTCATGGGCACGGGGCCGGACGGACAGGAGAAAAGCCTCGATCAGCAAAGCGCGCACTTCATCTTCGGCTCGACCTACGTGGAACTGAGCGAGGTCACGCGCCCCGGACCGGACCACCACCTGGGCGCCTGGCTGGGCGACGATCCGGCCATCCGCATCCTGATCCTTCGCGCCGCGGACATCGACACCGTCCGCGAGCAGGCCGTGGCCTCCGGACAGGATCCCACGCCGGTGGGCGAGGCCAGCCGGGCGCTTCACTATGCCGACGGCGCGACGGCGCGCTTCAAGTGGCTGGCGCTGCCGCCGGAGAGCTTCCCGGAAGCGCTGTGCGGCTACGTCCAGCACCTGACGCCGGAACTCGTGTTCCGGCAGGAGATGAACGCGCATCCCAACGGTGCGGGCGAACTGACCGGCATGACGCTGCACGCCGCGGACACGCGTGATGCCGAGCGCCGGTTCGAGCCGCTGGGCCGTGCCGGTGCGCCGGAAAGCCTGGACATCAGGCAGGCCGAAGGCGACGCAAGCGGCTTTACCGTCCTGCACCTTCGCACCCGCAGCCTGAACCGGACCGCCGACACACTCGCCGCCGCCGGCAAGCCCTTCAAGCGGGATGCCCGCACGCTCGCCATCCAGGCCCCCGGCGTTCTCCTCCACTTTCACGAATAG
- a CDS encoding MFS transporter, whose amino-acid sequence MDRLKKWGAWYAVTLLTVAYTFALIDRWIIGLMVGPIKADLGLNDTQFSLLQGIAFALFYCTVGIPIARLADRSSRRNIVAAGIALWSLMTALCGLARNFGQLFLARVGVGVGEAALAPAAFSLITDLFPRNKVGRAIGAYQMGLFLGYGLSVILGGWLVGTLEQRPPLEFPLVGELSAWRATLVIVGLPGLVVALLCLTFREPLRQGAVEGGVPVPELLHFLKKNIAVYGNLVAAFCMISLLFNAVLVWGAEYFIRIHEMPRATVGLRLGLIVGAFGCVGSVVGGLYADHLHRKGDRGGTIRSSIVATVVLVPVAAVTSLIPDPNYSLLMYAPLLFFGSWVFPPAVMTLQLFTPPSMRAQTSAIYLFIVSLVSMGFGSTSVALITDFVFANDLMLHYSMAIVGTISGLLGLFFLWRLLPIYRKAMAARNLP is encoded by the coding sequence ATCGACAGGCTGAAGAAATGGGGGGCGTGGTATGCGGTGACCCTGCTCACCGTCGCTTACACCTTCGCGCTGATCGACCGCTGGATCATCGGCCTGATGGTTGGGCCGATCAAGGCCGACCTCGGCCTCAACGACACGCAATTCAGCCTCCTGCAGGGCATCGCCTTCGCCCTGTTTTACTGCACCGTGGGCATCCCCATCGCCCGGTTGGCCGACCGCTCCAGCCGGCGCAACATCGTCGCCGCCGGAATCGCCTTGTGGAGCCTCATGACCGCGCTTTGCGGGCTGGCACGCAATTTCGGGCAGCTCTTCCTGGCCAGGGTGGGCGTGGGCGTGGGCGAGGCCGCGCTGGCGCCGGCGGCTTTCTCGCTGATCACCGACCTCTTTCCCCGCAACAAGGTCGGCCGCGCGATAGGCGCCTATCAGATGGGCCTGTTCCTGGGCTACGGGCTGAGCGTGATACTCGGCGGCTGGCTGGTCGGCACGCTGGAACAGCGCCCGCCCCTGGAATTCCCGTTGGTCGGCGAACTGTCGGCATGGCGGGCGACGCTGGTCATCGTCGGCCTGCCGGGCCTGGTGGTTGCCCTGCTGTGCCTGACGTTCCGCGAGCCGCTACGACAAGGCGCCGTGGAAGGCGGTGTTCCGGTCCCGGAACTGCTTCATTTCCTGAAGAAAAACATTGCTGTTTACGGCAACCTGGTGGCCGCCTTCTGCATGATCTCGCTGCTGTTCAACGCGGTCCTCGTGTGGGGCGCGGAGTACTTCATCCGGATCCACGAAATGCCCCGAGCCACCGTGGGACTCCGGCTGGGGTTGATCGTCGGAGCATTCGGCTGCGTCGGCTCCGTCGTCGGAGGCCTCTACGCCGACCACCTCCACCGGAAAGGCGATCGCGGCGGAACCATCCGCTCCTCCATAGTCGCCACCGTCGTGCTGGTGCCGGTGGCCGCCGTCACTTCGCTCATACCCGATCCGAACTACTCGCTGCTCATGTACGCACCGCTGCTGTTCTTCGGGAGCTGGGTCTTCCCTCCCGCGGTAATGACGTTGCAACTGTTCACGCCCCCGTCCATGCGCGCCCAGACCAGCGCGATATACCTGTTCATCGTGTCCCTCGTCAGCATGGGCTTCGGAAGCACATCGGTGGCGCTGATCACCGACTTCGTGTTCGCCAACGACCTGATGCTGCATTACTCGATGGCGATCGTCGGCACGATCAGCGGCCTGCTGGGCCTGTTCTTCCTGTGGCGCCTGCTGCCGATCTACCGCAAGGCCATGGCGGCCCGCAATCTGCCCTGA